In Dromiciops gliroides isolate mDroGli1 chromosome 4, mDroGli1.pri, whole genome shotgun sequence, one DNA window encodes the following:
- the LOC122756211 gene encoding 60S ribosomal protein L14-like, with amino-acid sequence MVFKHYVEIGRVPYISFGPHEGKLVAIVDVIDQNWALVDVPCSGVRRQAMPFKCMQFIDFVLKFPHSAHQKYIRAAWEKENINTKWKATRWAKKIEARERKAKMTDFDRYKVMKAKKMRNRMIKHEVKKLQKAAAQKGSPKKGAAQKALASKVSKIPVRKAEGQKADRGQKDQKPPGQKAPAKKGAAQKAPAQKAPAQKAAAPKAKK; translated from the exons ATGGTGTTCAAGCACTATGTGGAAATTGGCCGGGTGCCCTACATTTCCTTTGGGCCCCATGAAGGCAAGCTGGTAGCCATCGTGGATGTAATCGATCAGAACTGGGCTTTGGTGGATGTCCCATGCAGTGGGGTACGGAGGCAGGCCATGCCATTTAAATGTATGCAGTTCATAGACTTCGTTCTCAAGTTCCCCCACAGTGCTCATCAGAAGTATATTCGGGCTGcctgggagaaagaaaatatcaatacAAAATGGAAAGCCACAAGATGGGCCAAGAAGATTGAAGCCAGAGAAAGGAAAGCCAAGATGACAGACTTTGATCGTTATAAGGTCATGAAGGCCAAGAAGATGAGAAACAGAATGATCAAGCATGAAGTGAAGAAGCTGCAGAAGGCAGCCGCCCAGAAGGGCTCTCCCAAGAAGGGGGCTGCCCAGAAGGCCCTGGCCTCAAAGGTCtct AAGATCCCTGTGAGGAAGGCTGAGGGTCAGAAGGCCGATCGGGGCCAGAAGGACCAGAAACCCCCTGGCCAGAAGGCCCCAGCCAAGAAGGGAGCTGCTCAGAAAGCACCAGCTCAGAAGGCTCCGGCCCAGAAAGCAGCTGCTCCCAAGGCCAAAAAATAA